The proteins below come from a single Larimichthys crocea isolate SSNF chromosome XIV, L_crocea_2.0, whole genome shotgun sequence genomic window:
- the si:dkey-172j4.3 gene encoding diacylglycerol kinase delta isoform X1 produces the protein MASKLNPNVLYVAEHGEPLGSPQADSERTHIAGEAGEESSDSDGEQEETSHKLIRKVSTSGQIRAKKSVKEGILLKQTSSFQRWKRRYFKLRGRTLYYAKDCKSLIFDEVDLSDASVAETSTKNINNSFTVITPFRKLMLCAESRKEMEDWISALKSVQKWETYEASQFNMEHFSGMHNWYACSHARPTFCNVCREALPGVTSHGLSCEVCKFKAHKRCAVRSTNNCKWTTLASIGNDIIEDEEGVFMPHQWLEGNLPVSAKCVVCDKNCGSVRRLQDWRCLWCKAIVHSSCKEQMGKVCPLGQCRVSIIPPTALNSIDSDGFWKATSASCTSPLLVLVNSKSGDNQGVKFLRKFKQLLNPAQVFDLMNGGPELGLRLFQKFVTFRILVCGGDGSVGWVLSELDKLNLHKQCQLGVLPLGTGNDLARVLGWGGLCDDDAQLLQILEKLERATTKMLDRWSVMTYEVPTTTKRTPIVKEDDSLDSPLQVHITQYADSVASHLAKILDSDKHSDVISSAKFLCGTVNDFVAEVGKAYERATENKEEADAMAKKCALLNEKLDSLVKALSEEAEAQVVPAGSVPSQESGSSSPGESGGESGSEGKTYRSKEQLMLRANSLKKALRQIIEQAEKVVDEQNRHTQVQRMSSSSSIKRENSEELKDAEPRQVSLSPTSPIVLEKPESLNTVTFSEESVQCSEKCVMNNYFGIGLDAKISLEFNNKRDEHPKKCSSRTKNMMWYGVLGTKELVQKTYKNLEQRVQLECDGVPMSLPSLQGLAVLNIPSYAGGINFWGGTKEDNNFGAPSFDDKKLEVVAVFGSMQMAMSRVINLQHHRIAQCRQVKITILGEEGVPVQVDGEAWIQPPGIVKITHKNRAQMLTRDRAFESTLKSWEDKRKIDSYRASRPRLNSQQSMEYLTEEECAQVQQLGIVADTLINKIREAAKTHKLVEQELAHAVNATALVLTEAKLSSPECLSRSTAVEIVNSSKVLQAETRMLLDGKLLSDSPEEEELRTTLNSLSAELHKLDDIHWICPLMQCSEEESVRGSSKSSSSMKLKIIPKVKKEREKLHKQKSNSSLSGTWDIRSGPSEADSSGN, from the exons AAAAGTGTGAAGGAAGGAATCCTGTTAAAGCAGACCAGTTCTTTCCAGAGATGGAAGAGGAGGTACTTCAAACTCAGAGGGAGGACACTCTACTATGCCAAAGACTGCAAG TCTCTGATTTTTGATGAAGTGGACCTATCGGACGCCAGTGTGGCCGAGACGAGCACcaagaacatcaacaacagctTCACG gTCATCACTCCGTTCCGCAAACTAATGTTGTGCGCCGAGAGCAGGAAGGAAATGGAGGACTGGATCAGCGCGCTCAAATCCGTCCAGAAATGGGAAACCTACGAG GCCAGCCAGTTCAACATGGAGCATTTCTCCGGGATGCACAACTGGTACGCCTGCTCGCACGCCAGACCGACCTTCTGCAACGTCTGCAGAGAAGCTCTGCCAGGCGTCACCTCCCACGGCCTGTCCTGTGAAG TTTGTAAGTTCAAGGCTCATAAGCGCTGTGCAGTCCGCTCCACCAACAACTGCAAATGGACCACGCTGGCCTCCATAGGAAACGACATCATCGAGGACGAGGAAGGG gtGTTCATGCCTCACCAGTGGCTGGAAGGAAACCTGCCGGTCAGTGCCAAATGCGTGGTGTGCGACAAGAACTGTGGCAGCGTGCGTCGGCTGCAGGACTGGCGCTGCCTCTGGTGCAAGGCCATC gtccACAGCAGCTGTAAAGAACAAATGGGGAAGGTGTGTCCCTTGGGTCAATGTCGAGTGTCAATCATCCCTCCCACTGCACTTAACAGCATCGACTCGGATG GCTTCTGGAAGGCCACCTCGGCGTCGTGCACCAGTCCACTCCTGGTCCTGGTCAACTCCAAGAGCGGAGACAACCAGGGGGTGAAGTTCCTTCGCAAGTTCAAGCAGCTCCTCAACCCGGCTCAAGTCTTTGACCTGATGAACGGAGGACCAGAGCTCGG CCTGCGCCTTTTCCAGAAGTTTGTGACGTTCCGTATACTGGTGTGCGGAGGAGACGGCAGCGTGGGCTGGGTGCTCTCAGAGCTGGATAAACTCAACCTCCATaaacag TGCCAGCTTGGTGTGCTGCCTCTGGGCACAGGTAATGACCTGGCTCGTGTCCTGGGCTGGGGAGGCCTCTGTGACGATGACGCTCAGCTGCTGCAGATCCTGGAGAAGCTGGAGAGAGCCACCACTAAAATGCTGGACCG atggAGTGTGATGACGTACGAGGTGCCCACCACCACTAAACGCACACCGATCGTGAAAGAAGACGACAGCCTAGACTCTCCTCTGCAG gtCCACATCACTCAGTATGCAGACTCCGTGGCCTCCCACCTCGCCAAGATCCTGGATTCggacaaacacagtgatgtaATTTCTTCAGCCAA GTTTCTGTGTGGGACGGTGAATGATTTTGTGGCGGAGGTGGGGAAGGCGTACGAGAGAGCCACGGAGAACAAGGAGGAGGCAGATGCGATGGCAAAGAAG TGTGCATTGCTGAACGAGAAACTCGATTCCCTCGTGAAGGCCTTAAGTGAGGAGGCGGAGGCCCAG GTGGTGCCAGCGGGTTCGGTGCCAAGCCAGGAGAGTGGCAGCTCGAGTCCCGGTGAAAGTGGCGGCGAGTCCGGTTCAGAGGGTAAAACATACCGGTCCAAGGAGCAGCTGATGCTCAGAGCCAACAGCCTGAAGAAAGCCCTCAGACAGATCATTGAACAGGCTGAGAAAG tggTGGATGAGCAGAACCGACACACGCAGGTCCAGAGGATgtcgtcctcgtcctccatcaaaagagaaaacagcGAGGAGCTGAAGGATGCTGAGCCAC GTCAAGTAAGCTTAAGTCCCACCTCCCCCATTGTCCTTGAGAAACCGGAGAGCCTCAACACCGTCACCTTCAGCGAAGAGTCTGT aCAATGTTCAGAGAAGTGTGTGATGAACAACTACTTTGGCATCGGCCTGGACGCCAAGATTTCCCTCGAATTCAACAACAAGAGAGACGAGCACCCTAAAAAATGCAG cagtcGCACCAAGAACATGATGTGGTACGGAGTGCTGGGGACTAAAGAGCTGGTCCAGAAAACGTACAAGAACCTGGAGCAGCGAGTTCAGCTCGAG tgtGATGGCGTTCCCATGTCTCTGCCGAGTCTGCAGGGCTTGGCTGTGCTCAACATCCCCAGCTATGCAGGCGGTATAAACTTCTGGGGAGGCACCAAGGAGGATAAC AACTTCGGCGCTCCGTCGTTTGACGATAAGAAGCTGGAGGTGGTGGCGGTGTTTGGCAGCATGCAGATGGCCATGTCCAGAGTCATCAACCTGCAGCACCACCGCATCGCACAG TGCCGCCAGGTCAAGATCACCATCCTCGGGGAGGAGGGCGTCCCTGTGCAGGTGGACGGAGAGGCCTGGATCCAACCGCCCGGCATCGTCAAGATCACCCACAAGAACCGAGCGCAGATGCTCACCAGAGACCGA GCGTTTGAGAGTACGCTCAAGTCCTGGGAGGACAAGAGGAAGATCGACAGCTACCGCGCCAGCAGGCCTCGCCTTAACTCCCAGCAGTCCATGGAGTACCTGACCGAGGAGGAGTGCGCTCAGGTTCAGCAGCTGGGCATCGTGGCCGACACGCTCATCAACAA GATCCGAGAGGCGGCCAAGACCcacaagctggtggagcaaGAGTTGGCCCACGCCGTCAACGCCACCGCCCTGGTGCTCACTGAGGCCAAACTGTCCAGCCCCGAG tGTCTTAGTCGCAGCACGGCGGTGGAAATTGTCAACAGCAGCAAAGTTCTCCAGGCTGAAACCAGGATGCTGCTCGATGGAAAACTACTG TCGGATTctccagaggaagaggagcttcGGACGACTCTCAACAGCCTCAGCGCTGAGCTCCACAAGCTGGACGACATCCACTGGATCTGTCCGCTCATGCAGTGTTCAGAGGag gAGTCGGTGAGAGGCAGCAgtaagagcagcagcagcatgaagctGAAGATCATCCCCAAGgtgaagaaggagagagagaagctccACAAGCAGAAGTCCAACAGCTCCCTCTCAG GAACTTGGGATATCAGAAGTGGACCCAGCGAGGCCGATTCTTCGGGCAACTGA
- the si:dkey-172j4.3 gene encoding diacylglycerol kinase delta isoform X2, producing the protein MPGLCRPSGCCMAPLLFRCEAGGQGDDDRLSHEDQLESGHIEKSKGSRLVEEKSVKEGILLKQTSSFQRWKRRYFKLRGRTLYYAKDCKSLIFDEVDLSDASVAETSTKNINNSFTVITPFRKLMLCAESRKEMEDWISALKSVQKWETYEASQFNMEHFSGMHNWYACSHARPTFCNVCREALPGVTSHGLSCEVCKFKAHKRCAVRSTNNCKWTTLASIGNDIIEDEEGVFMPHQWLEGNLPVSAKCVVCDKNCGSVRRLQDWRCLWCKAIVHSSCKEQMGKVCPLGQCRVSIIPPTALNSIDSDGFWKATSASCTSPLLVLVNSKSGDNQGVKFLRKFKQLLNPAQVFDLMNGGPELGLRLFQKFVTFRILVCGGDGSVGWVLSELDKLNLHKQCQLGVLPLGTGNDLARVLGWGGLCDDDAQLLQILEKLERATTKMLDRWSVMTYEVPTTTKRTPIVKEDDSLDSPLQVHITQYADSVASHLAKILDSDKHSDVISSAKFLCGTVNDFVAEVGKAYERATENKEEADAMAKKCALLNEKLDSLVKALSEEAEAQVVPAGSVPSQESGSSSPGESGGESGSEGKTYRSKEQLMLRANSLKKALRQIIEQAEKVVDEQNRHTQVQRMSSSSSIKRENSEELKDAEPRQVSLSPTSPIVLEKPESLNTVTFSEESVQCSEKCVMNNYFGIGLDAKISLEFNNKRDEHPKKCSSRTKNMMWYGVLGTKELVQKTYKNLEQRVQLECDGVPMSLPSLQGLAVLNIPSYAGGINFWGGTKEDNNFGAPSFDDKKLEVVAVFGSMQMAMSRVINLQHHRIAQCRQVKITILGEEGVPVQVDGEAWIQPPGIVKITHKNRAQMLTRDRAFESTLKSWEDKRKIDSYRASRPRLNSQQSMEYLTEEECAQVQQLGIVADTLINKIREAAKTHKLVEQELAHAVNATALVLTEAKLSSPECLSRSTAVEIVNSSKVLQAETRMLLDGKLLSDSPEEEELRTTLNSLSAELHKLDDIHWICPLMQCSEEESVRGSSKSSSSMKLKIIPKVKKEREKLHKQKSNSSLSGTWDIRSGPSEADSSGN; encoded by the exons ATGCCAGGGTTGTGTCGGCCCAGCGGGTGCTGCATGGCTCCCCTGTTGTTTCGCTGTGAGGCAGGAGGGCAGGGGGACGACGACCGGCTCAGCCACGAGGACCAACTGGAGTCCGGTCACATTGAGAAATCAAAGGGGAGTCGCCTGGTGGAAGAG AAAAGTGTGAAGGAAGGAATCCTGTTAAAGCAGACCAGTTCTTTCCAGAGATGGAAGAGGAGGTACTTCAAACTCAGAGGGAGGACACTCTACTATGCCAAAGACTGCAAG TCTCTGATTTTTGATGAAGTGGACCTATCGGACGCCAGTGTGGCCGAGACGAGCACcaagaacatcaacaacagctTCACG gTCATCACTCCGTTCCGCAAACTAATGTTGTGCGCCGAGAGCAGGAAGGAAATGGAGGACTGGATCAGCGCGCTCAAATCCGTCCAGAAATGGGAAACCTACGAG GCCAGCCAGTTCAACATGGAGCATTTCTCCGGGATGCACAACTGGTACGCCTGCTCGCACGCCAGACCGACCTTCTGCAACGTCTGCAGAGAAGCTCTGCCAGGCGTCACCTCCCACGGCCTGTCCTGTGAAG TTTGTAAGTTCAAGGCTCATAAGCGCTGTGCAGTCCGCTCCACCAACAACTGCAAATGGACCACGCTGGCCTCCATAGGAAACGACATCATCGAGGACGAGGAAGGG gtGTTCATGCCTCACCAGTGGCTGGAAGGAAACCTGCCGGTCAGTGCCAAATGCGTGGTGTGCGACAAGAACTGTGGCAGCGTGCGTCGGCTGCAGGACTGGCGCTGCCTCTGGTGCAAGGCCATC gtccACAGCAGCTGTAAAGAACAAATGGGGAAGGTGTGTCCCTTGGGTCAATGTCGAGTGTCAATCATCCCTCCCACTGCACTTAACAGCATCGACTCGGATG GCTTCTGGAAGGCCACCTCGGCGTCGTGCACCAGTCCACTCCTGGTCCTGGTCAACTCCAAGAGCGGAGACAACCAGGGGGTGAAGTTCCTTCGCAAGTTCAAGCAGCTCCTCAACCCGGCTCAAGTCTTTGACCTGATGAACGGAGGACCAGAGCTCGG CCTGCGCCTTTTCCAGAAGTTTGTGACGTTCCGTATACTGGTGTGCGGAGGAGACGGCAGCGTGGGCTGGGTGCTCTCAGAGCTGGATAAACTCAACCTCCATaaacag TGCCAGCTTGGTGTGCTGCCTCTGGGCACAGGTAATGACCTGGCTCGTGTCCTGGGCTGGGGAGGCCTCTGTGACGATGACGCTCAGCTGCTGCAGATCCTGGAGAAGCTGGAGAGAGCCACCACTAAAATGCTGGACCG atggAGTGTGATGACGTACGAGGTGCCCACCACCACTAAACGCACACCGATCGTGAAAGAAGACGACAGCCTAGACTCTCCTCTGCAG gtCCACATCACTCAGTATGCAGACTCCGTGGCCTCCCACCTCGCCAAGATCCTGGATTCggacaaacacagtgatgtaATTTCTTCAGCCAA GTTTCTGTGTGGGACGGTGAATGATTTTGTGGCGGAGGTGGGGAAGGCGTACGAGAGAGCCACGGAGAACAAGGAGGAGGCAGATGCGATGGCAAAGAAG TGTGCATTGCTGAACGAGAAACTCGATTCCCTCGTGAAGGCCTTAAGTGAGGAGGCGGAGGCCCAG GTGGTGCCAGCGGGTTCGGTGCCAAGCCAGGAGAGTGGCAGCTCGAGTCCCGGTGAAAGTGGCGGCGAGTCCGGTTCAGAGGGTAAAACATACCGGTCCAAGGAGCAGCTGATGCTCAGAGCCAACAGCCTGAAGAAAGCCCTCAGACAGATCATTGAACAGGCTGAGAAAG tggTGGATGAGCAGAACCGACACACGCAGGTCCAGAGGATgtcgtcctcgtcctccatcaaaagagaaaacagcGAGGAGCTGAAGGATGCTGAGCCAC GTCAAGTAAGCTTAAGTCCCACCTCCCCCATTGTCCTTGAGAAACCGGAGAGCCTCAACACCGTCACCTTCAGCGAAGAGTCTGT aCAATGTTCAGAGAAGTGTGTGATGAACAACTACTTTGGCATCGGCCTGGACGCCAAGATTTCCCTCGAATTCAACAACAAGAGAGACGAGCACCCTAAAAAATGCAG cagtcGCACCAAGAACATGATGTGGTACGGAGTGCTGGGGACTAAAGAGCTGGTCCAGAAAACGTACAAGAACCTGGAGCAGCGAGTTCAGCTCGAG tgtGATGGCGTTCCCATGTCTCTGCCGAGTCTGCAGGGCTTGGCTGTGCTCAACATCCCCAGCTATGCAGGCGGTATAAACTTCTGGGGAGGCACCAAGGAGGATAAC AACTTCGGCGCTCCGTCGTTTGACGATAAGAAGCTGGAGGTGGTGGCGGTGTTTGGCAGCATGCAGATGGCCATGTCCAGAGTCATCAACCTGCAGCACCACCGCATCGCACAG TGCCGCCAGGTCAAGATCACCATCCTCGGGGAGGAGGGCGTCCCTGTGCAGGTGGACGGAGAGGCCTGGATCCAACCGCCCGGCATCGTCAAGATCACCCACAAGAACCGAGCGCAGATGCTCACCAGAGACCGA GCGTTTGAGAGTACGCTCAAGTCCTGGGAGGACAAGAGGAAGATCGACAGCTACCGCGCCAGCAGGCCTCGCCTTAACTCCCAGCAGTCCATGGAGTACCTGACCGAGGAGGAGTGCGCTCAGGTTCAGCAGCTGGGCATCGTGGCCGACACGCTCATCAACAA GATCCGAGAGGCGGCCAAGACCcacaagctggtggagcaaGAGTTGGCCCACGCCGTCAACGCCACCGCCCTGGTGCTCACTGAGGCCAAACTGTCCAGCCCCGAG tGTCTTAGTCGCAGCACGGCGGTGGAAATTGTCAACAGCAGCAAAGTTCTCCAGGCTGAAACCAGGATGCTGCTCGATGGAAAACTACTG TCGGATTctccagaggaagaggagcttcGGACGACTCTCAACAGCCTCAGCGCTGAGCTCCACAAGCTGGACGACATCCACTGGATCTGTCCGCTCATGCAGTGTTCAGAGGag gAGTCGGTGAGAGGCAGCAgtaagagcagcagcagcatgaagctGAAGATCATCCCCAAGgtgaagaaggagagagagaagctccACAAGCAGAAGTCCAACAGCTCCCTCTCAG GAACTTGGGATATCAGAAGTGGACCCAGCGAGGCCGATTCTTCGGGCAACTGA